In one window of Streptomyces griseus subsp. griseus DNA:
- a CDS encoding GntR family transcriptional regulator, whose translation MPRDTPYLQVADKIRARVLSGEWAVGDKLPSRSRFAEEYGVGQSVAQRAMERLIIEGILEGRAGSGTYVRKARQRLRMVRSRLRQERTGSPFRADLKDHGAEGTWECSSRARVPATEDIAARLAIEPGDLCVMTHYEFLADGQPAQLATSWEPMAITGGTEVLLPEMGPRGKIGVVARMRSIDVNISTALEMPRPARATREQANFLNISVGDLITQLERIYFDSEGRPVETADIIVPDIRWEIAYEIDVDDSRF comes from the coding sequence ATGCCTCGCGATACCCCGTACTTGCAGGTGGCCGACAAGATCCGTGCCCGGGTGCTGTCGGGCGAATGGGCGGTCGGCGACAAGCTGCCGTCCCGCTCCCGGTTCGCCGAGGAGTACGGCGTCGGTCAGTCCGTCGCCCAGCGCGCCATGGAACGCCTGATCATCGAGGGCATCCTCGAAGGCCGCGCCGGTTCCGGCACGTACGTCCGCAAAGCCCGCCAACGCCTCAGGATGGTCCGCTCACGCCTCCGTCAGGAGCGGACCGGCTCCCCGTTCCGCGCCGACCTCAAGGACCACGGCGCCGAGGGCACCTGGGAGTGCAGCAGCCGCGCACGGGTCCCCGCCACGGAGGACATCGCCGCCCGGCTGGCGATCGAGCCCGGTGACCTCTGCGTCATGACCCACTACGAGTTCCTCGCGGACGGCCAGCCGGCGCAGCTCGCCACGAGCTGGGAACCGATGGCCATCACCGGCGGTACGGAGGTCCTGCTCCCGGAGATGGGACCGCGCGGCAAGATCGGCGTGGTCGCCCGTATGCGCTCCATCGACGTGAACATCTCCACCGCTCTCGAGATGCCGCGACCCGCCCGCGCCACGCGCGAGCAGGCCAACTTCCTCAACATCTCCGTGGGCGATCTGATCACTCAACTGGAGCGCATCTACTTCGACTCGGAGGGCCGTCCGGTCGAGACCGCCGACATCATCGTCCCGGACATCCGCTGGGAGATCGCGTACGAGATCGACGTCGACGACTCCCGGTTCTGA
- the glnA gene encoding type I glutamate--ammonia ligase translates to MDKQQEFVLRTLEERDIRFVRLWFTDVLGFLKSVAVAPAELEQAFDEGIGFDGSAIEGFARVYESDMIAKPDPGTFQILPWRAEAPGTARMFCDILMPDGSPSFADPRYVLKRILAKTSDLGFTFYTHPEIEFFLLKNKPVDGSRPTPADSSGYFDHTPQNVGMDFRRQAITMLESMGISVEFSHHEGAPGQQEIDLRYADALSTADNIMTFRLVMKQVALEQGVQATFMPKPFSEYPGSGMHTHLSLFEGDRNAFYESGAEYQLSKVGRSFIAGLLTHAAEISAVTNQWVNSYKRIWGGSSRAAGAGGEAPSYICWGHNNRSALIRVPMYKPGKTGSARVEVRSIDSGANPYLTYAVLLAAGLKGIEEGYELPAGADDDVWALSDAERRAMGIEPLPQNLGEAISLMEKSELVAETLGEHVFDFFLRNKKQEWEEYRSEVTAFELKNLLPVL, encoded by the coding sequence ATGGACAAGCAGCAGGAATTCGTCCTCAGGACCCTTGAGGAGCGCGACATCCGCTTCGTGCGGCTGTGGTTCACCGACGTCCTCGGGTTCCTCAAGTCCGTCGCCGTGGCCCCGGCCGAGCTGGAGCAGGCCTTCGACGAGGGCATCGGCTTCGACGGCTCGGCGATCGAGGGCTTCGCCCGGGTGTACGAATCGGACATGATCGCCAAGCCGGACCCGGGCACGTTCCAGATCCTGCCCTGGCGCGCGGAGGCTCCGGGCACCGCGCGGATGTTCTGCGACATCCTGATGCCGGACGGCTCCCCGTCCTTCGCGGACCCGCGCTACGTCCTGAAGCGCATCCTCGCCAAGACCTCCGACCTCGGCTTCACCTTCTACACCCACCCCGAGATCGAGTTCTTCCTCCTGAAGAACAAGCCGGTCGACGGCTCCCGGCCGACCCCGGCGGACAGCTCGGGCTACTTCGACCACACCCCGCAGAACGTGGGCATGGACTTCCGCCGTCAGGCGATCACGATGCTCGAATCGATGGGCATCTCGGTGGAGTTCAGCCACCATGAGGGCGCCCCCGGCCAGCAGGAGATCGACCTGCGGTACGCGGACGCGCTCTCCACGGCGGACAACATCATGACGTTCCGTCTGGTGATGAAGCAGGTGGCGCTGGAGCAGGGCGTGCAGGCCACGTTCATGCCCAAGCCCTTCTCGGAGTACCCGGGTTCGGGCATGCACACCCACCTCTCCCTCTTCGAGGGCGACCGCAACGCGTTCTACGAGTCGGGCGCGGAGTACCAACTCTCCAAGGTGGGCCGCTCGTTCATCGCGGGCCTGCTGACGCACGCGGCGGAGATCTCGGCCGTCACCAACCAGTGGGTCAACTCCTACAAGCGCATCTGGGGCGGCTCGTCCCGCGCCGCCGGAGCGGGCGGCGAGGCCCCCTCGTACATCTGCTGGGGCCACAACAACCGCTCCGCCCTGATCCGCGTCCCCATGTACAAGCCCGGCAAGACCGGCTCGGCCCGTGTCGAGGTCCGCTCCATCGACTCCGGAGCCAACCCCTACCTCACCTACGCGGTTCTCCTCGCCGCAGGCCTCAAGGGCATCGAGGAGGGCTACGAACTCCCGGCCGGCGCCGACGACGACGTCTGGGCCCTCTCCGACGCGGAACGCCGAGCGATGGGCATCGAACCGCTCCCGCAGAACCTGGGCGAGGCGATCTCCCTGATGGAGAAGAGCGAGCTGGTCGCCGAGACGCTGGGCGAGCACGTCTTCGACTTCTTCCTCCGCAACAAGAAGCAGGAGTGGGAGGAGTACCGCAGCGAGGTCACGGCCTTCGAGCTGAAGAACCTGCTGCCGGTGCTGTAG
- a CDS encoding DUF3105 domain-containing protein, which produces MSFGPGDPLYATPPRQPSGSARSTRNRAVAIGLSAAVVAGLAVFGTYMVLETSGAGENRSSGSAGQDDKPSGGGNGDTGGTIAGVKSWDAAELGRAHSAGDVDYPMTPPVGGDHNPSWLNCDGDVYEKAVPNVNAVHSLEHGAVWVTYSTRAADGDVAKLAERVRSTPFTFMSPYADQEGAIVLSAWGKQVTVDSAGDRRVDQFLARYVQGPQTPEPGAPCTGGLKTVPR; this is translated from the coding sequence ATGAGTTTCGGCCCCGGCGATCCCCTGTACGCCACCCCGCCCCGGCAGCCCTCCGGCAGCGCCCGCTCCACCCGCAACCGGGCCGTCGCCATAGGGCTCAGCGCCGCCGTCGTGGCCGGTCTGGCCGTCTTCGGTACGTACATGGTGCTGGAGACGTCCGGGGCCGGGGAGAACCGGAGCAGCGGTTCCGCCGGCCAGGACGACAAGCCGTCCGGCGGCGGCAACGGCGATACCGGCGGGACCATCGCGGGGGTCAAGTCCTGGGATGCAGCCGAGCTCGGACGCGCCCACTCCGCCGGGGATGTCGACTATCCGATGACCCCTCCCGTCGGCGGCGACCACAACCCGTCCTGGCTCAACTGCGACGGCGACGTATACGAAAAGGCCGTCCCGAACGTCAACGCGGTGCACTCCCTGGAGCACGGCGCTGTCTGGGTCACGTACAGCACCAGGGCCGCCGATGGGGATGTGGCCAAGCTCGCCGAGCGGGTCCGGAGCACCCCGTTCACCTTCATGAGCCCGTACGCGGACCAGGAAGGCGCCATCGTGCTCAGCGCCTGGGGCAAGCAGGTCACCGTGGACAGTGCCGGCGACCGGCGGGTGGACCAGTTCCTCGCGCGGTACGTCCAGGGGCCGCAGACCCCCGAGCCCGGCGCCCCCTGCACCGGCGGGCTGAAGACGGTCCCGCGGTGA
- a CDS encoding DUF305 domain-containing protein, producing the protein MWWVAGGVVVLLLALAGVAAFASARGDGGSGVPGVDSADAGFARDMAVHHQQAVEMSFIVRDRTDGEDVRRLAYDIANTQANQRGMLLGWLDLWVLPKVAPGGAGPMAWMGHGDGHGDHAGGHGDGGGGAGLMPGMATEDELTRLGTLRGEEAEVFFLQLMTDHHKGGVSMAEACASRCAVPVEKRLARGMVEGQQSELRLMRDMLAARGAKPRS; encoded by the coding sequence GTGTGGTGGGTCGCCGGAGGTGTTGTCGTCCTCCTCCTGGCCCTCGCCGGGGTCGCCGCCTTCGCCTCCGCGCGGGGGGACGGGGGAAGCGGTGTTCCCGGTGTCGATTCCGCCGATGCCGGGTTCGCCCGGGACATGGCCGTCCACCACCAGCAGGCCGTGGAGATGTCCTTCATCGTCCGCGACCGTACGGACGGTGAGGACGTACGCCGTCTCGCCTACGACATCGCCAACACCCAGGCCAACCAGCGCGGGATGCTGCTGGGCTGGCTCGATCTGTGGGTGCTGCCCAAGGTCGCCCCGGGCGGAGCCGGGCCCATGGCGTGGATGGGGCACGGGGACGGACATGGTGATCATGCGGGCGGGCACGGGGACGGTGGTGGTGGCGCCGGGCTGATGCCGGGGATGGCCACCGAGGACGAGCTCACGCGGCTCGGGACGCTCCGTGGTGAGGAGGCCGAGGTCTTCTTCCTCCAGTTGATGACCGATCACCACAAGGGCGGCGTCTCCATGGCCGAGGCGTGCGCCTCGCGTTGTGCCGTACCGGTGGAGAAACGGCTCGCCCGGGGCATGGTCGAAGGGCAGCAGTCGGAGCTGCGGCTCATGCGCGACATGCTGGCCGCGCGTGGGGCCAAGCCCCGTAGCTGA
- a CDS encoding CBS domain-containing protein: MTTAKDIMHSGARWIPAHETLDRAAQLMREHNVGALPVSANGDADRMVGIITDRDIVVGCVAKGHDPSKVTAGDLAQGTPRWIEAGADVNAVLEEMQNHRIRRLPVVENKKLVGMISEADLAHHLTEEQIAAWAEKVYSRS; this comes from the coding sequence ATGACGACCGCCAAAGACATCATGCACAGCGGGGCCCGCTGGATCCCCGCCCACGAGACCCTCGACCGTGCGGCGCAGCTGATGCGTGAGCACAACGTGGGCGCGCTGCCCGTCTCCGCCAACGGTGACGCGGACCGGATGGTCGGCATCATCACCGACCGGGACATCGTCGTCGGCTGTGTGGCCAAGGGCCACGACCCGTCCAAGGTGACCGCGGGCGACCTCGCGCAGGGCACGCCGCGCTGGATCGAGGCGGGCGCGGATGTGAACGCGGTCCTGGAGGAGATGCAGAACCACCGCATCCGCCGGCTCCCCGTCGTCGAGAACAAGAAGCTCGTCGGCATGATCAGTGAGGCCGATCTCGCGCACCACCTCACCGAGGAGCAGATCGCGGCCTGGGCGGAGAAGGTGTACTCCCGCAGTTGA
- a CDS encoding multicopper oxidase family protein, with protein sequence MHRPTRRAVLGAALAVAGTGVLAACSDGGGHSGSHAPGGAQDSGTYVSPGGKEVEAAEKARGSGPVREVSLTATRTRLDLGGSTTVASWAYGDRLPGREVRVSAGDTLDLTLANHLPQPTSMHWHGLALRNDMDGVPGLTQRDIAPGGEFRYRFAVPHPGTYWFHPHSGVQQDRGLYAPLIVEDPKEPLAYDKEWVVVLDDWVDGVAGSTPDAVREELSGGMGGGGMDHGAHSMPGAEAAAAEDPDGGSPSRMMTGARSELLGGDAGDVAYPYYLVNGRVAEDPEVFRARAGERIRLRIINAGGDTAFRVALGGHRLTVTHTDGFPVRHAQGDALLLGMGERYDVLVTAGDGVFPLVALAEGKKAAALAVLRTGSGAAPGASVRPEELDGELVEAGRLVPDPSVALAGRSPDRTIRMRLTGGMADYDWAFDGQPYDAKQRRPVEAGERVRVVFDNGTAMWHPLHLHGHTFALGGNAAGARKDTAIVLPHRSLTVEFDADNPGLWMVHCHNVYHAEAGMMTVLGYRV encoded by the coding sequence ATGCACCGACCCACCCGACGCGCCGTGCTCGGCGCCGCTCTCGCCGTCGCCGGTACGGGAGTCCTCGCCGCCTGTTCCGACGGGGGCGGCCACAGCGGTTCCCACGCCCCCGGTGGCGCCCAGGACTCCGGTACGTACGTCTCCCCCGGCGGCAAGGAGGTCGAGGCGGCCGAGAAGGCGCGCGGCTCCGGTCCCGTACGCGAGGTCTCCCTCACCGCCACCCGTACCCGGCTCGATCTGGGCGGCTCCACCACCGTCGCCTCCTGGGCGTACGGGGACCGGCTGCCCGGCCGTGAGGTGCGGGTGAGCGCCGGTGACACCCTCGACCTGACCCTGGCCAACCACCTTCCGCAGCCCACCTCGATGCACTGGCACGGCCTCGCCCTGCGCAACGACATGGACGGGGTCCCCGGGCTCACCCAGCGGGACATCGCGCCGGGGGGCGAGTTCCGGTACCGGTTCGCGGTACCGCATCCGGGGACGTACTGGTTCCACCCGCACTCCGGTGTCCAGCAGGACCGGGGGCTGTACGCGCCGCTGATCGTGGAGGACCCGAAGGAGCCGTTGGCGTACGACAAGGAGTGGGTCGTCGTCCTCGACGACTGGGTCGACGGGGTGGCGGGGTCGACGCCCGATGCCGTACGGGAGGAGCTGTCCGGGGGGATGGGTGGCGGCGGGATGGATCACGGCGCGCACTCCATGCCCGGGGCCGAGGCCGCCGCAGCGGAGGATCCGGACGGCGGCTCGCCCTCACGGATGATGACGGGTGCCCGCAGTGAGCTGCTCGGTGGGGATGCCGGTGATGTCGCCTATCCGTACTACCTGGTCAATGGGCGGGTGGCGGAGGACCCGGAGGTGTTCCGGGCGCGGGCCGGCGAGCGCATCCGGCTGCGGATCATCAACGCCGGGGGCGACACCGCGTTCCGGGTCGCGCTCGGCGGGCACCGGCTGACCGTCACGCACACCGACGGCTTCCCCGTCCGGCACGCCCAGGGGGATGCGCTGCTGCTGGGCATGGGCGAGCGGTACGACGTCCTCGTCACCGCCGGGGACGGGGTCTTCCCGCTCGTCGCCCTGGCGGAGGGGAAGAAGGCCGCCGCCCTCGCCGTGCTGCGGACCGGGAGCGGTGCCGCGCCCGGGGCCTCCGTACGGCCCGAGGAGCTGGACGGGGAGCTGGTGGAGGCGGGGCGGCTGGTGCCGGATCCGTCGGTGGCCCTGGCCGGGCGCTCGCCGGACCGGACGATCCGGATGCGGCTCACCGGTGGGATGGCCGACTACGACTGGGCCTTCGACGGGCAGCCCTACGACGCGAAGCAGCGGCGGCCGGTGGAGGCGGGCGAGCGGGTGCGGGTCGTCTTCGACAACGGGACCGCCATGTGGCACCCGCTCCATCTGCACGGCCACACGTTCGCGCTGGGCGGGAACGCCGCCGGGGCCCGTAAGGACACCGCGATCGTCCTGCCGCACCGGTCGCTGACCGTGGAGTTCGACGCCGACAACCCGGGGTTGTGGATGGTCCACTGCCACAACGTCTACCACGCGGAGGCGGGGATGATGACGGTCCTGGGGTACCGGGTCTGA
- a CDS encoding NAD+ synthase gives MPQLRLALNQIDSTVGDLAGNSEAIVHWTRHAAEQGAHLVAFPEMVLTGYPVEDLALRSSFVEASRQALRALAARLDAEGFGELPVVVGYLDRSEHAAARYGQPAGSPRNAAAVLHRGGIALNFAKHHLPNYGVFDEFRYFVPGDSMPVVRVHGIDVALAICEDLWQDGGRVPAARAAGAGLLLSINASPYERDKDDTRLELVRKRAQEAGCTTAYLAMIGGQDELVFDGDSIVVDKEGEVIARAPQFSEGSVILDLELPAAAAAAPSGVVDDGLRIDHVVLSDRPVDAYEPELAGGYAERLDDDEEVYSALVVGLRAYAAKNGFSSVLLGLSGGIDSALCAAIACDALGAENVYGVSMPSKYSSDHSKGDAAELARRTGLNFRTVSIAPMFDAYMESLGLSGLAEENLQARLRGTTLMGISNQEGQIVLAPGNKSELAVGYSTLYGDAVGAYGPIKDVYKSSVFRLAKWRNRAAEERGQTPPIPEASITKPPSAELRPGQVDTDSLPDYDVLDGILELYVDRDQGLDAIVAAGFDAGLVAKTLRMVDTAEYKRRQYPPGTKISPKGFGKDRRLPITNRWRESA, from the coding sequence GTGCCTCAACTACGCCTCGCACTGAATCAGATCGACTCGACCGTCGGCGACCTCGCCGGCAACTCCGAGGCGATCGTCCACTGGACCCGGCACGCCGCCGAGCAGGGCGCCCACCTCGTGGCGTTCCCCGAGATGGTGCTGACCGGATATCCCGTCGAGGACCTGGCCCTGCGGTCGTCCTTCGTCGAGGCCTCGCGTCAGGCGCTGCGTGCGCTGGCCGCCCGGCTCGACGCGGAGGGCTTCGGTGAGCTGCCGGTCGTCGTCGGCTACCTCGACCGCTCCGAGCACGCCGCCGCGCGGTACGGGCAGCCCGCCGGGTCCCCGCGCAACGCCGCCGCCGTGCTCCACCGGGGCGGGATCGCGCTCAACTTCGCCAAGCACCACCTGCCGAACTACGGGGTGTTCGACGAGTTCCGGTACTTCGTGCCGGGCGACTCGATGCCCGTCGTACGGGTCCACGGCATCGACGTGGCCCTCGCGATCTGCGAGGACCTGTGGCAGGACGGCGGGCGCGTCCCGGCTGCCCGGGCCGCCGGGGCCGGGCTGCTGCTGTCGATCAACGCCTCGCCGTACGAGCGGGACAAGGACGACACCCGGCTGGAGCTGGTCCGCAAGCGGGCCCAGGAGGCCGGGTGCACGACGGCCTATCTGGCGATGATCGGCGGGCAGGACGAGCTGGTCTTCGACGGGGACTCGATCGTCGTCGACAAGGAGGGCGAGGTCATCGCCCGCGCCCCGCAGTTCTCCGAGGGCAGTGTGATCCTCGATCTGGAGCTGCCGGCCGCGGCGGCCGCGGCACCCTCGGGTGTGGTGGACGACGGGCTGCGCATCGACCATGTGGTGCTGTCCGACCGGCCTGTCGACGCGTACGAGCCGGAGCTCGCGGGCGGGTACGCGGAGCGGCTGGACGACGACGAGGAGGTCTACTCGGCGTTGGTCGTGGGGCTGCGTGCGTACGCTGCGAAGAACGGTTTCAGCAGTGTGCTGCTCGGGCTCTCCGGAGGGATCGACTCGGCGCTCTGCGCGGCCATCGCGTGCGATGCGCTCGGGGCGGAGAACGTGTACGGCGTGTCCATGCCGTCCAAATACTCCTCGGACCACTCCAAGGGCGACGCCGCCGAGCTGGCGCGGCGGACCGGGCTCAACTTCCGTACGGTGTCGATCGCGCCGATGTTCGACGCGTACATGGAGTCCCTCGGGCTCTCCGGGCTGGCGGAGGAGAACCTCCAGGCGCGGCTGCGGGGTACGACGTTGATGGGCATCTCCAACCAGGAGGGGCAGATCGTGCTGGCGCCCGGCAACAAGTCGGAGCTGGCGGTCGGTTACTCGACGCTGTACGGGGACGCGGTGGGCGCGTACGGGCCGATCAAGGACGTGTACAAGTCGTCGGTGTTCCGGCTGGCGAAGTGGCGCAACCGGGCGGCGGAGGAGCGGGGGCAGACGCCGCCGATCCCCGAGGCCTCGATCACCAAGCCGCCGAGCGCGGAGCTGCGGCCGGGGCAGGTCGACACGGACTCGCTGCCGGACTACGACGTGCTGGACGGGATCCTGGAGCTGTACGTGGACCGGGACCAGGGTCTCGATGCCATCGTGGCGGCCGGGTTCGACGCGGGGCTGGTGGCGAAGACGTTGCGGATGGTGGACACGGCGGAGTACAAGCGGCGGCAGTATCCGCCGGGGACGAAGATCTCGCCCAAGGGGTTTGGCAAGGACCGTCGGCTGCCGATCACCAATCGGTGGCGGGAGTCGGCCTAG
- a CDS encoding MFS transporter produces the protein MPLALLALAVSAFGIGTTEFVMMGLLPNVADDLGTSVPTAGYLVSAYAIGVVLGAPLLTGLGSRVPRKKMLLLLMALFTIGNLASALAPDFGWLLAGRVLAGLPHGAFFGVGAVVAARLVAEGRQARAVATMFLGLTVANIVGVPAATLLGQHLGWRATFLVVAVIGLTAMAALARLVPTIPVEAHQDVRRELRALGNRQVLLGLLTAVFGFAGVFAVYSYLSAMTTEAMGFGESSVTVVLALFGIGMTLGALAAGPLTDRALRPTLYGSLGALAVVLVAFPFTVHVQWAALVMVVLLGGVGFMTTTPLQMLVMNKAKDAPTLASASNHSAFNLANAGGAWLGGVAIAAGWGWTSPAFVGAVLALLGLAIAATAGFLDRGQGRASRVVAANQARPALADATATPDGAGSLSDGPGTSSGRPGTVSGRPGSPSSRSGTPSSPSGV, from the coding sequence ATGCCCCTGGCCCTGCTCGCCCTGGCCGTGAGCGCCTTCGGCATAGGCACGACCGAGTTCGTCATGATGGGCCTGCTGCCCAACGTGGCGGACGACCTCGGAACCTCCGTGCCGACCGCCGGCTACCTCGTATCGGCGTACGCGATCGGCGTCGTCCTGGGCGCACCGCTGCTCACCGGCCTCGGCTCCCGCGTCCCGCGCAAGAAGATGCTGCTGCTCCTGATGGCGCTGTTCACCATCGGTAACCTCGCCTCGGCGCTCGCCCCCGACTTCGGCTGGCTGCTCGCGGGCCGCGTCCTGGCCGGACTCCCGCACGGCGCGTTCTTCGGCGTCGGCGCGGTCGTCGCGGCCCGGCTGGTCGCCGAGGGCCGCCAGGCGCGGGCGGTGGCGACGATGTTCCTCGGCCTGACGGTCGCCAACATCGTCGGCGTACCCGCCGCGACCCTGCTCGGCCAGCACCTCGGCTGGCGGGCCACCTTCCTGGTCGTCGCGGTGATCGGCCTGACCGCGATGGCGGCCCTGGCCCGCCTGGTGCCCACCATCCCGGTCGAGGCCCACCAGGACGTACGCCGCGAACTCCGCGCCCTCGGCAACCGTCAGGTGCTCCTCGGCCTGCTCACCGCGGTCTTCGGCTTCGCCGGGGTCTTCGCGGTGTACTCGTATCTCTCGGCGATGACCACGGAGGCGATGGGCTTCGGCGAGTCCTCGGTCACCGTCGTCCTGGCCCTCTTCGGTATCGGCATGACCCTGGGCGCCCTGGCCGCGGGCCCCCTCACGGACCGAGCCCTGCGCCCGACCCTGTACGGCTCACTGGGCGCGCTGGCGGTGGTCCTGGTGGCGTTCCCGTTCACGGTGCACGTGCAGTGGGCGGCGCTGGTGATGGTGGTGCTGCTGGGCGGAGTCGGCTTCATGACGACGACCCCGCTCCAGATGCTGGTCATGAACAAGGCGAAGGACGCCCCCACCCTGGCCTCCGCCTCCAACCACTCGGCTTTCAACCTGGCCAACGCGGGCGGCGCCTGGCTGGGCGGCGTGGCGATTGCGGCGGGCTGGGGCTGGACGTCCCCGGCTTTCGTGGGCGCGGTCCTGGCCCTGCTGGGCCTGGCGATAGCGGCAACGGCGGGCTTCCTGGACAGGGGGCAGGGGAGGGCGTCCCGAGTGGTGGCGGCGAACCAAGCCCGTCCGGCGCTTGCGGACGCAACCGCTACACCGGACGGAGCTGGCTCCCTCTCGGACGGACCTGGCACCTCCTCGGGCCGGCCTGGCACCGTCTCGGGCCGGCCCGGCTCCCCTTCCAGCCGATCCGGCACCCCTTCCAGCCCGTCCGGCGTTTGA